The uncultured Bacteroides sp. genome has a segment encoding these proteins:
- a CDS encoding glycosyltransferase family 2 protein: MSKVAVVILNWNGSEMLRTFLPSVISYSAISGVDVYVADNASTDNSVSVLTKEFPSVKQIILDQNYGFADGYNKALAQVEAEYFVLLNSDVEVTEHWLEPMITYLDAHLEVAACQPKILSWRNKDSFEYAGACGGYIDRYGYPFCRGRIMDVVEKDNGQYDDILPVFWATGASLFIRSSDYREAGGLDGRFFAHMEEIDLCWRLRSRGRELVCIPQSVVYHVGGATLKKENPRKTFLNFRNNLLMLYKNLPQNELRYVMFVRGMLDYLASLSFLLKGEADNAAAVLQARKEYCALKEEFKLSRKNNLNKNSLQVIPEQIKNSILVLYYLRGKRSFSQLDKFLPNK; encoded by the coding sequence ATGAGCAAAGTTGCAGTTGTTATATTGAATTGGAACGGAAGCGAGATGCTTCGTACATTTCTTCCTTCCGTTATTAGTTATTCTGCAATTAGCGGAGTAGATGTTTATGTGGCAGACAATGCATCGACTGATAATTCAGTCTCGGTTCTTACTAAAGAGTTTCCTTCTGTAAAGCAGATCATCCTTGATCAGAACTATGGTTTTGCCGATGGTTACAATAAAGCCCTGGCTCAGGTTGAAGCCGAATATTTTGTTCTTCTTAATTCAGATGTGGAAGTAACTGAGCATTGGCTGGAACCAATGATTACTTATCTGGATGCCCATCTGGAAGTAGCTGCTTGCCAGCCAAAGATTTTAAGTTGGCGGAATAAAGATTCTTTTGAATATGCCGGTGCCTGCGGAGGATATATTGACCGATATGGTTATCCCTTCTGCAGAGGACGCATCATGGATGTAGTAGAGAAAGACAATGGACAATACGATGATATTCTTCCAGTGTTCTGGGCTACCGGGGCATCGCTTTTCATCCGTTCTTCTGATTACCGGGAAGCTGGCGGGTTAGATGGACGTTTTTTTGCTCACATGGAAGAGATTGATCTTTGCTGGCGATTAAGAAGTCGTGGCAGAGAATTGGTTTGCATACCTCAGAGTGTGGTTTATCATGTTGGAGGAGCTACCCTTAAAAAAGAAAATCCCCGGAAGACTTTTCTTAATTTCAGGAACAATTTGCTGATGCTTTATAAGAATCTGCCTCAGAACGAATTGCGGTATGTAATGTTTGTCCGCGGAATGTTGGATTACTTAGCCTCTCTTAGTTTTTTGTTGAAAGGAGAAGCTGATAATGCTGCAGCTGTGTTACAGGCAAGAAAAGAGTATTGTGCTTTAAAAGAGGAATTTAAACTTTCCCGAAAAAATAATCTCAATAAAAATTCACTTCAAGTTATTCCAGAACAAATAAAAAACAGTATTTTAGTGCTGTATTATTTGAGAGGAAAGAGATCTTTTTCTCAACTTGATAAATTTCTACCTAATAAATAA
- a CDS encoding methylglyoxal synthase yields the protein MEKLIRKIGLVAHDGMKKDLIEWVVWNSELLMGHKFYCTGTTGTLIREALNEKHPEIEWDITILKSGPLGGDQQMGSRVVDGEIDYLFFFTDPMTLQPHDTDVKALTRLAGVENIVFCCNRSTADHIISSPLFVDPEYQRTRPDYSNYTKRFENKTLVSEAVENVEKRKISKGH from the coding sequence ATGGAAAAACTAATTAGAAAAATAGGTCTGGTGGCTCATGATGGTATGAAAAAAGATCTAATAGAATGGGTTGTTTGGAACTCAGAACTTTTGATGGGACATAAATTCTATTGTACAGGTACAACCGGTACATTAATTCGCGAAGCTTTAAATGAAAAGCATCCTGAAATAGAATGGGATATTACAATATTAAAATCGGGTCCACTAGGTGGTGACCAGCAAATGGGATCTCGTGTTGTGGATGGTGAAATTGATTATTTGTTTTTCTTTACCGACCCTATGACTTTGCAGCCTCATGATACAGATGTGAAAGCTTTGACCCGTTTGGCTGGAGTGGAAAACATCGTGTTCTGTTGCAATCGTTCTACTGCCGATCACATTATTTCCAGTCCTCTCTTCGTTGATCCAGAATATCAACGTACTCGCCCAGATTACTCTAATTATACAAAACGTTTCGAGAATAAGACTTTGGTTTCCGAAGCAGTTGAAAATGTTGAAAAGAGAAAAATAAGCAAAGGTCATTAA
- a CDS encoding zinc metallopeptidase gives MPISWIIFIGIALVSFIVQQSLQSKFKKYSKIPLTNGMTGRDVAMQMLHDNGIYDVQVTSTQGHLTDHYNPANKTVNLSESVYSSNSVAAAAVAAHECGHAVQHARAYAPLTLRSKLVPVVTFASSWMQWLLLAGILMVNSFPQLLLGGIILFAMTTLFSFVTLPVEINASKRALVWLSSSGITNSYNHAQAEDALRSAAYTYVVAALGSLATLIYYIMIFMGRRN, from the coding sequence ATGCCTATTTCATGGATTATATTTATTGGTATAGCTTTAGTTAGCTTTATAGTGCAACAGTCGTTGCAAAGCAAATTTAAGAAATATTCTAAGATTCCTCTCACAAACGGAATGACAGGCCGTGATGTTGCAATGCAAATGCTTCACGATAATGGAATTTATGATGTACAGGTTACCAGTACGCAAGGACATTTAACTGATCACTATAACCCTGCCAATAAGACAGTAAACCTCAGTGAGAGTGTATATTCAAGTAATAGTGTGGCAGCTGCAGCAGTTGCGGCTCATGAATGTGGACATGCTGTTCAGCATGCTCGTGCTTATGCTCCTCTTACTTTACGTTCTAAGTTAGTACCTGTTGTTACTTTCGCATCTTCATGGATGCAGTGGTTATTACTGGCCGGCATTCTTATGGTAAACTCTTTTCCACAACTTTTACTAGGGGGAATTATTTTGTTTGCCATGACTACTTTGTTCAGCTTTGTCACATTGCCGGTTGAAATCAATGCCAGTAAACGAGCATTAGTTTGGTTAAGCAGTTCAGGCATTACTAACTCATACAATCATGCTCAGGCAGAAGATGCACTTCGCTCGGCAGCTTATACTTATGTGGTTGCAGCTCTTGGATCTTTGGCTACATTAATTTATTACATTATGATTTTTATGGGAAGAAGAAACTAA
- a CDS encoding transglutaminase domain-containing protein: protein MRTFVCILLFICGISIAKAQITMDEVKKYFTEQSHLAKQARDAKDYKKAEELDYAIIEKVISYPEEIRKKINPVIGVLYYNIACYESVMNKKKKAVEAFAKAAENGWTNYKHACKDADLNNIRTNKKFISLMEKIRIENDFQSILIQAGNYTNKTETLLPKFTYLAPNDRNLVKIREYFNLDSIAGSGNEISKIKNLLHWAHNVVRHDGRSINPRLKNAIDLVKICRDENRGINCRMIAQILNECYLAMGFKSRYVTCLPKKYVDDCHVINIVYSNILDKWIWIDPTFNAYVTDEKGTMLGIAEVRERLINGAPLQINEDANWNNKKKETKEHYLDYYMTKNLYRMECVLHSEYNTETQIEGKPSPATIMLCPSSYLEIKDKQTEVTDNAEYFWQSPEN from the coding sequence ATGAGAACATTTGTCTGCATACTACTATTTATCTGTGGCATATCTATTGCAAAAGCCCAGATCACTATGGATGAAGTGAAAAAGTACTTCACAGAACAAAGCCATTTGGCCAAACAAGCCAGAGATGCTAAAGATTATAAAAAGGCAGAAGAACTGGATTATGCAATTATAGAAAAAGTGATCTCCTACCCCGAAGAAATAAGAAAAAAGATAAATCCGGTTATTGGCGTTCTCTATTACAATATTGCTTGCTACGAGTCAGTTATGAATAAAAAGAAAAAGGCTGTAGAAGCTTTTGCCAAAGCTGCAGAAAATGGCTGGACTAACTATAAACACGCCTGCAAAGATGCAGATCTGAATAACATCAGAACAAACAAAAAATTTATTTCTTTGATGGAAAAGATACGAATTGAAAATGATTTTCAAAGTATCTTAATACAAGCAGGTAACTATACAAACAAAACAGAGACTCTCTTACCCAAATTTACTTATTTAGCTCCCAATGACCGTAACTTGGTAAAGATTCGTGAATATTTCAATCTGGATAGCATTGCCGGCAGCGGAAATGAGATTTCTAAAATAAAAAATCTGCTTCATTGGGCTCATAATGTGGTGCGCCACGATGGAAGGTCCATAAATCCAAGATTAAAGAATGCGATTGATTTGGTAAAGATTTGCCGGGATGAGAACCGCGGTATTAATTGCCGCATGATAGCTCAGATATTGAATGAATGTTATCTGGCTATGGGATTCAAATCACGTTATGTAACTTGCCTACCTAAGAAATACGTAGATGATTGCCATGTTATCAACATCGTTTATTCTAACATATTAGATAAATGGATATGGATAGACCCTACATTCAATGCATATGTTACCGATGAAAAAGGGACAATGCTTGGCATTGCCGAAGTACGTGAGCGGTTAATTAACGGCGCTCCTCTTCAGATTAATGAGGATGCCAACTGGAACAATAAAAAGAAAGAAACAAAAGAGCATTACCTTGATTATTATATGACTAAAAATCTTTATCGGATGGAATGCGTTCTGCATAGTGAATACAACACTGAAACTCAAATAGAGGGAAAGCCTTCTCCTGCTACCATAATGCTATGCCCTTCTTCTTATCTGGAAATAAAAGATAAGCAGACCGAAGTGACAGACAATGCAGAGTACTTCTGGCAATCGCCGGAGAATTAA
- the hisS gene encoding histidine--tRNA ligase, which translates to MMAKPSIPKGTRDFSPVEMAKRNYIFNTIREVFHLFGFEQIETPAMENLSTLMGKYGDEGDKLLFKIQNSGDYFSGLTDEELLSRNAAKLASKFCEKGLRYDLTVPFARYVVMHRDELSFPFKRYQIQPVWRADRPQKGRYREFYQCDADVVGSNSLLNEVELMQMVDSVFTRLGVRVSIKINNRKILSGIAEIIGEAEKIVDITVAIDKLDKIGLDNVNAELSSKGISDEAIAKLQPIILLSGTNAEKLNTLKTVLAGSEVGMKGVEESEFILSKLSLLNIKSEIELDLTLARGLNYYTGAIFEVKAMDVQIGSITGGGRYDNLTGVFGMAGVSGVGISFGADRIFDVLNQLELYPKEAVNGTQLMFVNFGENEAAYCLSLLAKAREAGIRAELYPDAAKMKKQMGYANDKKIPFVAIVGENEMNEGKVMLKNMESGEQQLVDIVQLIAAATK; encoded by the coding sequence ATTATGGCAAAACCAAGTATACCCAAAGGAACGCGTGACTTTTCGCCTGTTGAAATGGCAAAACGTAACTATATATTCAATACAATTCGTGAAGTTTTTCATCTATTCGGATTCGAACAAATTGAAACTCCCGCTATGGAGAATCTTTCTACCTTGATGGGTAAGTATGGAGATGAAGGTGATAAATTATTGTTTAAGATACAAAATTCTGGTGATTACTTTTCCGGGCTGACGGACGAAGAACTCCTGTCACGCAATGCAGCCAAATTGGCAAGTAAGTTTTGTGAGAAAGGACTGCGTTATGACCTTACTGTACCTTTTGCCCGTTATGTAGTAATGCATCGTGATGAACTGAGTTTTCCTTTCAAACGTTATCAAATTCAGCCGGTATGGCGTGCCGACCGCCCTCAAAAAGGTCGTTACCGCGAGTTTTACCAGTGTGATGCCGATGTAGTGGGGAGTAACTCTTTGCTTAATGAAGTAGAATTGATGCAGATGGTTGATTCTGTTTTTACTCGTTTGGGAGTAAGAGTCTCTATTAAGATAAACAATCGCAAGATTTTAAGTGGAATAGCAGAGATAATCGGCGAAGCTGAAAAGATTGTTGATATAACTGTGGCTATTGATAAACTCGATAAAATAGGTTTGGATAATGTAAATGCCGAGCTCTCTTCTAAAGGAATCTCTGATGAAGCTATTGCAAAGCTGCAACCTATTATTTTATTGAGTGGAACGAATGCAGAGAAACTGAATACGCTGAAAACAGTCTTGGCAGGTAGTGAAGTAGGAATGAAGGGAGTAGAGGAAAGTGAATTTATCCTTTCTAAACTTTCTCTTTTAAATATAAAATCAGAAATAGAACTAGACTTGACTCTTGCCCGTGGATTAAATTACTACACAGGAGCTATTTTTGAGGTAAAAGCAATGGATGTACAAATAGGAAGTATCACCGGAGGTGGTAGATATGACAATCTGACAGGAGTATTTGGCATGGCCGGAGTTTCGGGCGTTGGAATCTCTTTCGGTGCAGATCGTATCTTCGATGTTCTTAATCAGTTGGAACTTTATCCGAAAGAAGCTGTGAATGGAACTCAGCTTATGTTTGTGAACTTTGGTGAAAACGAAGCTGCTTATTGCTTGTCATTGTTGGCAAAAGCTCGTGAAGCAGGAATCAGAGCAGAACTATATCCTGATGCAGCTAAAATGAAAAAGCAAATGGGATATGCTAATGATAAGAAGATTCCTTTTGTTGCCATTGTAGGTGAAAATGAAATGAACGAAGGCAAAGTAATGCTTAAAAATATGGAAAGCGGTGAACAGCAACTAGTGGATATTGTTCAGCTAATTGCTGCTGCTACTAAATAG
- a CDS encoding co-chaperone GroES, with amino-acid sequence MNIKPLADRVLILPAPAEEKTIGGIIIPDTAKEKPLKGEVVAIGHGTKDEEMVLKVGDTVLYGKYAGTELEVEGAKYLIMRQSDVLATL; translated from the coding sequence ATGAACATTAAACCATTAGCAGACAGAGTGCTTATTCTTCCTGCTCCTGCAGAAGAAAAGACAATCGGTGGTATTATCATTCCCGATACAGCAAAAGAAAAACCTTTGAAGGGTGAAGTTGTGGCAATAGGTCACGGTACAAAAGATGAAGAAATGGTATTGAAGGTAGGCGATACAGTACTTTATGGCAAATATGCCGGAACAGAACTTGAAGTCGAAGGTGCTAAATACCTTATCATGCGTCAAAGCGATGTTCTTGCAACTCTCTAA
- the groL gene encoding chaperonin GroEL (60 kDa chaperone family; promotes refolding of misfolded polypeptides especially under stressful conditions; forms two stacked rings of heptamers to form a barrel-shaped 14mer; ends can be capped by GroES; misfolded proteins enter the barrel where they are refolded when GroES binds) → MAKDIIFNIDARDQLKKGVDELANAVKVTLGPKGRNVIIEKKFGAPHITKDGVTVAKEIELSDPFQNTGAQLVKEVASKTGEDAGDGTTTATVLAQSIVGVGMKNVTAGANPMDLKRGIDKAVEAVVASLKKQSEKVGDNYDKIEQVARISANNDATIGKLVADAMRKVSKDGVITIEEAKGTDTTIGVVEGMQFDRGYLSAYFVTNTEKMECEMEKPYILIYDKKISNLKDMLPILEPAVQTGRPLLIVAEDVDSEALTTLVVNRLRSQLKICAVKAPGFGDRRKEMLEDIAILTGGIVISEEKGIKLEQATLEMLGSADKVTVSKDNTIVVNGAGAKENIEARINQIKAQIKTTTSDYDKEKLQERLAKLSGGVAVLYVGAASEVEMKEKKDRVDDALCATRAAIEEGIVPGGGVAYIRAIDALEGMTGDNADETTGIEIIKRAIEEPLRQIVANAGKEGAVVVQKVREGKGDFGYNAHTDIYENMYAAGVVDPAKVTRVALENAASIAGMFLTTECVIVEKKEDKPEMPMGAPGMGGMGGMM, encoded by the coding sequence ATGGCTAAAGATATAATATTCAATATCGATGCACGCGACCAACTTAAAAAAGGTGTTGATGAGCTTGCAAATGCAGTAAAAGTAACTCTAGGACCTAAAGGTCGTAACGTAATTATCGAAAAGAAATTCGGTGCTCCTCATATCACTAAAGATGGTGTAACAGTAGCTAAAGAAATTGAATTGAGTGATCCTTTCCAAAACACAGGTGCTCAGTTGGTAAAAGAAGTTGCTTCTAAAACTGGTGAAGATGCTGGTGACGGAACAACAACTGCAACCGTTCTTGCTCAGTCTATTGTTGGCGTAGGTATGAAGAATGTTACTGCAGGAGCAAATCCAATGGATTTGAAACGCGGTATTGATAAAGCTGTTGAGGCTGTTGTTGCATCTCTCAAAAAACAATCTGAAAAGGTTGGCGACAATTATGATAAGATTGAACAAGTAGCTCGTATCTCTGCAAACAACGATGCAACTATTGGTAAACTGGTTGCTGATGCTATGCGTAAAGTTTCTAAAGATGGTGTAATCACTATTGAAGAAGCTAAAGGTACAGACACAACCATTGGTGTGGTAGAAGGTATGCAATTTGATCGTGGTTACCTTTCTGCTTATTTCGTAACCAATACTGAAAAGATGGAATGTGAAATGGAAAAACCATACATTCTTATCTATGATAAAAAGATTTCTAATCTGAAGGATATGCTTCCAATTCTGGAACCAGCAGTACAAACTGGTCGTCCATTATTGATCGTTGCTGAAGATGTAGATAGTGAAGCCTTAACTACTCTAGTAGTTAACCGCCTTCGTTCTCAATTAAAAATTTGTGCTGTAAAGGCTCCAGGATTTGGTGACAGAAGAAAAGAGATGTTGGAAGACATTGCTATCCTTACAGGTGGTATCGTAATCAGCGAAGAAAAAGGAATCAAACTGGAACAAGCAACTCTCGAAATGCTTGGTTCTGCTGATAAAGTAACAGTTTCTAAGGATAACACTATCGTGGTAAACGGTGCAGGTGCAAAAGAAAATATTGAAGCTCGTATTAATCAGATCAAGGCTCAGATCAAGACTACAACATCTGATTACGATAAAGAAAAACTTCAGGAACGTTTGGCTAAATTGTCAGGTGGTGTAGCTGTACTTTATGTAGGTGCTGCTTCTGAAGTTGAAATGAAAGAAAAGAAAGACCGTGTAGATGATGCCCTTTGTGCAACTCGTGCTGCTATTGAAGAAGGTATTGTTCCTGGAGGTGGTGTTGCTTACATCCGTGCTATTGATGCGTTGGAAGGTATGACAGGTGACAATGCTGATGAAACAACCGGTATTGAAATCATCAAACGTGCTATCGAAGAACCTCTTCGTCAGATTGTAGCTAATGCTGGAAAAGAAGGAGCTGTTGTTGTTCAGAAGGTTCGTGAAGGAAAAGGTGATTTTGGTTACAACGCACACACTGATATTTATGAAAATATGTATGCTGCCGGAGTTGTTGACCCAGCTAAGGTTACTCGCGTAGCTCTTGAGAATGCTGCTTCTATTGCAGGTATGTTCTTAACTACAGAATGTGTTATCGTAGAAAAGAAAGAAGATAAACCAGAAATGCCAATGGGTGCTCCAGGAATGGGCGGCATGGGTGGAATGATGTAA